GACTCACCAGGCGGGAACACGGGCTGATCGCGCTGGCCGGCCCGGCGACGAATATCGTCCTCGCGGTCGTGTTCCTCCCGGTGTTCTTCGTCGGCCTGCTGGTGAACTCGGAGTTCGTCGCGCTCGCGGGCTCGCGCGGGCTGACGATCAATCTCTTCTTGGCGACGTTCAATATGCTCCCCTTCGGACCGCTCGACGGCAAGACCGTACTGGGCTGGAGCAAAACGGCGTTCGCGGCCTTCTTCGTCCCTTCGGTGGTGCTGACGATCGGCGCCTTCGTCGTCGGGTTCGGGTTCTGATCAGTCGCGGTCCGCCGACGGCTGTCGGTGGCCGTGCCCGGCGACGAGGGCGAGCGCGTTCGCCGCGAGCAGGCCGGCGAACAGCGCGCCCTCGCTCCCGGTGAGCCCGCCCGCGAGGAGCGGGAGGTAGGCCGCCGGGAGCAGGACCGCGATCCAGAAGCCGACGGCCGCGACGCCGCGGCGTCCGACGTCGGCCGCGACGGCCGCGAGGTCGATCGGCCGCCTGAGCGCGTCGCGTTCGATGGAGGGATCGAAAGATTCGGGGACACTGGACATCTGTTCTCGTCCGTACGAAGGGGCGGGACCCCCATATAACGCCGAGAGCGTTCAGTCGTTTCGCGACCGTTCACCGCGGGCTCCCGGCACTTTGGCGACGTTTTACGAGCGTTTTAGAAGGCCGTAGATCGTTCAAAGACTGATCTGATACGTTCTCGCCGCTTGTGGTGAACAGATCCGAACGGGACCTCAGCGCGCTCGCAGACCGGACGTATTTTGATTCCTCGCCGCGGGTGTCCGCGTATGAGCGACGACGACGCGGCTCCGGGGGGCTCGGACGCCGACGACGAGGAACTGACCTACGCCGACGCGGGCGTGGACATCGAGGCCAGCGAGGCGGCGACGGCGGCGCTGATCGGCGCCGTCGGCGAGAGCGAGGGCGACTACGCCGGGCTGCTCGACATCGGCGACCGCTACCTCGCGCTGGCGACGGACGGGGTCGGCACGAAGCTCCTCGTCGCGGAGGCGCTGGCGGACTACTCGACGGTCGGTATCGACTGCATCGCGATGAACGCCAACGACCTCGTCGCGGCCGGCGTCCGCCCGGTGGCGTTCGTCGACTACCTCGCGGTGGACGAGCCCGACGAGACGTTCTCCGAGCAGGTGGGCCAGGGGCTCGACGCGGGCGCCGAGGCGGCCGACATCGAACTCGTCGGCGGCGAGACGGCCGTGATGCCCGAGGTCGTCCGCGGCCTCGATCTCGCGGGCACCTGCGCCGGCCTCGCGGCCAAGGACGCCGTCTTCCCCGGCGAGGCCGAACCGGGCGACGCGCTCGTCGGCTTTTCGTCCTCGGGGATCCACTCCAACGGGCTGACGCTCGCGCGGACGGCGGTCACCCGCGAGCACGAGTACACCGATCCCTGTCCGTTCGGCGACTACGACACCCTCGGGGAGGCGCTCCTCGAACCGACGCGGATCTACACCCATCTGCTGGATCCGATGCGCGACCACGACGTCCGCGCGGCGGCCCACGTCACCGGCGGCGGGTGGACGAACCTCGAACGGCTGGGCGAGCACCGCTACGTGATCGAGGATCCCTTCGACGCCCAGCCCGTCTTCGAGTTCGTCCAGTCGGCGGGCAACGTCTCCGACGAGGAGATGCACCGGACGTTCAACATGGGGACCGGCTTCGTCTGCGCGCTCGCGCCCGACGACGCCGAGGCGCTCGCCGATGACACGGAGGGCCGCGTGATCGGCCGCGTCGAAGAAGGAACGGGCGTTTCGATCCGCGGGCTCGAACTCTGAGGGCGGGACGAAGCGGCCTCGCAACCGGATTACAGATGTGCGGCGACGTCGGCCTCGGTGATGATGCCGATGGTGTCGCCGCCCTCGACGACCAGGACCGCGGAGTGGTGATCCAGCGCCGCGTCGATCTCTTCTAACGTCGCCGACCGCTCGACGGTCGTGACCGACTCCCGCATCACGTCCGCGACGGGG
This is a stretch of genomic DNA from Halobellus sp. MBLA0158. It encodes these proteins:
- the purM gene encoding phosphoribosylformylglycinamidine cyclo-ligase, producing MSDDDAAPGGSDADDEELTYADAGVDIEASEAATAALIGAVGESEGDYAGLLDIGDRYLALATDGVGTKLLVAEALADYSTVGIDCIAMNANDLVAAGVRPVAFVDYLAVDEPDETFSEQVGQGLDAGAEAADIELVGGETAVMPEVVRGLDLAGTCAGLAAKDAVFPGEAEPGDALVGFSSSGIHSNGLTLARTAVTREHEYTDPCPFGDYDTLGEALLEPTRIYTHLLDPMRDHDVRAAAHVTGGGWTNLERLGEHRYVIEDPFDAQPVFEFVQSAGNVSDEEMHRTFNMGTGFVCALAPDDAEALADDTEGRVIGRVEEGTGVSIRGLEL